The stretch of DNA GATGTATACACTTCAGGAAGTGGCATCGCAGTAGGACCGGCACCTGTTTTTTCCCAGAAAGACTGCATGGACGGGCTGCCGATAATACGAATTTTCTTACCTGCCAAATCAGCCGGAGATTCTACAGTACCGCTTTTTAAAAGTACGTGACGGTTACCAGCAAAGATGAAGTCCATTCCGACTAGGCTTTGTGAACTTAATTCTTCCAACATTTGTTTTGCAGCATCCGAGCTGCGAAGTTCATTTGCTTCTTCCAAGTTATTGAAAACAAATGGCATGAACCAAGCATTCAGGGAATCTTGACGGGTACTCATGTACGCATTTGTCAAGAAGCCGAAATCCAATGAACCCGTTTCAAGTTGTTGTACCATGTCTTTCTCTTGGCCTAGTTGGGAAGCAGGATAAATTTCGACATCCATCCGACCGTCTGAAAGTGCTTTCAGTTCTTCACCAAATTTTTCAGCAGTTTTATGCCAAATATGAGACTCTTGAGTAACGTGAGAAATTTTAAAAGTATACTTTTCACCCGCCGCAGCTCCTTCTGTGTCGCCGCCTTTATCTGATGAAGCAGTATCACCGCCATTGCCGCATGCGGCTAACATGGCTGCCAACGCCAAAACCGAAACGAATGCAACCGATTTCATTTTTTTGAAGAATGACATTGTTCTTCCCCCTCTTTTTTTAATAAAATGTCTTGTGATTTTTGATAATATTTATAAATCCTATCATAGACCACAAAGCAAGCCCGTATTTTTGTACAAATAGTGGACTTGCTTCACTTATAATATAATTCATTCAATTGCGAAGTCAACCTATTTTTTAATTTTTACAATGCTTACTAGATGAAAAACAAAACAACCGTTAAGCAAATGTAGTAGTTGCACAATCCGGAAGTTTATAATTTGCTATGCAATGAACAAAAGCGCAGGGCGCTTGCTCAGAGGCGACAGGCATAAGACGAAGATGCGGCGTGGCGCTTTTTGCCACAGAGCAGCTTTGACTTATGACCCCGAGCCTCTAGCGCCCGGAGCTGGACGTAAACAAACCTAATTTTGAAGGTTATCCACATGCCCGAATTTTATAATTTCCTAAGTAACAAAAAAGACGCCATTTGGAAATTTCCTAATGACGCCCCTCAATAACTCATATTGATTTCTGAATAGATTGTTTCAGCGAAACGACCCGCGTTTGCCCGATGCAGACGATGAGGAGACAGCTGATGCCTAGTAAAATTGCATCTAAAAAAAGCGGTGCGCCCCACCCTCCTGTACTATCCCGGAGAACACCCGAAATGACGGGGGATAGCAAAGCGCCGATTTCTGCAATCAGATTCCACATACCAAACGCTGAACCTCTCTGTTTTTCCGTAGCCAATTCAGTCACCATGGCATGTTGAACCGCTTGTACTGCGAAAAATAACAAACCGGAGACAAAAAGGATGGTCGACATGATAACTGGATTGTTCTTGCCGCTGACCATGTAAAAGGCAAATACGAAAACGGAAATGGTCAACCCGACACTTAACCAAACAAGAACGTTCTTGCGCCCATTTTCCTTATGGGCTACTCGGTCTGAAATCGCTCCACCCAATGGAAAACCGATCAGACCAGCAACCGCATTAAAAGATGCGATGAGCGCCGCAGCCAAGAACCCGCTGCCGCCAAATTCTTGGACAATTGCAACGGACCAAAATCCGTAAAACCATAAATGCCAGAGAATCGGGATGGCAGACAAATACAAGAGAACTAGATTGCGATTTCGCAATACGGGTGCAACTTCTTTTTTCGTTTTGTAAATATAAGCGATAAATAAAAAGGCGAACAGAGTAAAAATGATGGCAATATTTACTTCGCCCAGCTTGAAGAAGTCTGCTATATAATACACGCCCAATATAATAGCGAGAAAGACGAAAGAATAGCGGCCAATATTGAGCAAAGCCATCTTCACATCGGATGGTTCCCGTTCTTCCGTTTTGATCAAATACTTCTTTAGGACAAA from Bacillus sp. OxB-1 encodes:
- a CDS encoding TRAP transporter substrate-binding protein — encoded protein: MSFFKKMKSVAFVSVLALAAMLAACGNGGDTASSDKGGDTEGAAAGEKYTFKISHVTQESHIWHKTAEKFGEELKALSDGRMDVEIYPASQLGQEKDMVQQLETGSLDFGFLTNAYMSTRQDSLNAWFMPFVFNNLEEANELRSSDAAKQMLEELSSQSLVGMDFIFAGNRHVLLKSGTVESPADLAGKKIRIIGSPSMQSFWEKTGAGPTAMPLPEVYTSLQTGVIDGIDIDLDALVTEKYYENAENLTLTNHMTFPAVIVMGQPSYDKLSAEDQEIVKEAMQKAVDWGIQESIAREESNLQTLKDSGVNVVELTDSSAFDAISQEVRDEYSAKSDVIKSFLEAAAK
- a CDS encoding MFS transporter; protein product: MTTTGKPYYRVWGLLFVGWFISYFDRTITGPIVTWMIENDVAFLASVDNPYALGGLLGSLFFVGYMLTQFPGGYFGDKFGYRNMILISIFWAGVTTLLTGLFNGLFLFIALRILTGLGEGVLYSNDRSFIAQVTPPKKMGLGMGVVISGLSVGLTAGLLVTPYMIEMSRGFLGNDAWKAPFFILGALTILIGFVLKKYLIKTEEREPSDVKMALLNIGRYSFVFLAIILGVYYIADFFKLGEVNIAIIFTLFAFLFIAYIYKTKKEVAPVLRNRNLVLLYLSAIPILWHLWFYGFWSVAIVQEFGGSGFLAAALIASFNAVAGLIGFPLGGAISDRVAHKENGRKNVLVWLSVGLTISVFVFAFYMVSGKNNPVIMSTILFVSGLLFFAVQAVQHAMVTELATEKQRGSAFGMWNLIAEIGALLSPVISGVLRDSTGGWGAPLFLDAILLGISCLLIVCIGQTRVVSLKQSIQKSI